In the Mytilus trossulus isolate FHL-02 chromosome 1, PNRI_Mtr1.1.1.hap1, whole genome shotgun sequence genome, one interval contains:
- the LOC134688070 gene encoding uncharacterized protein LOC134688070 → MLLETIERLNAMMTSMQLHMNKQSLEIYSLKSKVESLQDKIESHESLLRKMETKNVEGVFTGKQHPRFLIEERQDAVAFYAYLSKTENDPGHRHIIAFDQVSINVGNAYVPHNGEFVAPSAGIYAFSVSSACDWEGRIPIEIVVNSNVVGSTVSDSKPARHVAVASETVIVSMEQNDRCFIRTTPDAHREIILNVYSSSYARSSFAGWKISN, encoded by the exons ATGCTGTTAGAGACCATTGAGAGACTAAACGCTATGATGACATCAATGCAGTTGCATATGAATAAACAGAGTTTGGAGATTTATAGTTTGAAATCTAAGGTGGAATCACTTCAGGATAAGATAGAATCACACGAGTCATTATTGAGAAAAATGGAAACAAAGAATGTCGAAGGTG TCTTTACAGGCAAGCAACATCCTCGATTTCTAATTGAAGAAAGACAAGATGCCGTAGCCTTTTATGCCTATTTATCCAAAACAGAGAATGACCCTGGACATCGACACATCATTGCCTTCGACCAAGTATCCATCAATGTTGGTAACGCCTACGTCCCACACAACGGCGAATTTGTAGCGCCCTCTGCCGGTATTTACGCCTTTTCTGTCTCAAGTGCTTGTGACTGGGAAGGCAGAATACCAATTGAAATTGTGGTGAATAGTAATGTAGTTGGGTCGACTGTGTCCGACAGCAAACCAGCAAGACACGTTGCAGTAGCGTCAGAGACGGTTATTGTTTCAATGGAACAAAATGACAGATGTTTCATCAGAACGACCCCAGATGCACACAGAGAAATTATATTGAACGTTTACAGTTCATCCTACGCTCGTTCATCCTTTGCAGGgtggaaaatatcaaattaa